The genomic region GCCTTGTTCCACCCCAGTCGCGATCAGGTGCGCCAGTTTTTCTTCGATGCCTGGGCCAAGTTCCAACAGCAGCAAGCCTTGACCGACCTCGAGACCATTGCTGTCGACATCATCCAGGCACATCCTGAATACCATCATGTCTTGGAGGCGCCTGAGCAATATCTGGAGCAGTCCTATTTCCCCGAAATGGGGGAAACCAATCCCTTTCTCCATATGAGCCTGCACCTTTCCGTACTTGAGCAAGTGTCCATTGACCAGCCTCCTGGTATCCATGCCGCTTACCATGCTTTGGCGCGCAAGTATGGCAGTGTGATTGAAGCGCAGCATGCGCTGATGGATTGCCTGGCTGAGGCGATCTGGCAAGCTCAGCGCAGTAGTACCGGTCTTGATGCACAGGCTTACGCCGCTTGTATCGAGGCCAAGGCAAGAGGCTAGCCGCGTAAGCGGATATCTTGCTGTACCGGATCAGTGGTGTTCGTGTCCATGCTGGCTGTCCAGCAAGCTGTAATAGTTTGAGGGCTCCAGCACGGTAGGTACGGCTTCCTCCGCCAGGAACGGGTAATCCTTGCTGTAGTGCAAGCCGCGGCTTTCCTTGCGCTCCATGGCGCTCTTCACGATAAGTTCCGCAACCTGCAACAGGTTGCGCAATTCGATCAGATTGTTGCTGATGCGGAAATTGCTATAAAACTCGTGCACTTCGTCGCGCAGCAAATGAATGCGGTGCAATGCGCGTGTCAGGCGCTTGTTGGTGCGGACGATGCCGACATAATTCCACATGGTGCGACGTAGCTCGCTCCAATTGTGGGTGATGATGATTTCCTCGTCCGCATCGGTGACGCGGCTCTCATCCCAGTAGGGCAGGATGATTTCCGGCATCTGAGGCTGCCTGAGGATGTCCTGCGCTGCTGCCTGGCCGAATACCAGGCACTCCAGCAGCGAATTGCTGGCAAGGCGGTTGGCGCCGTGCAGGCCGGTACAGGCTGTCTCCCCGATGGCATATAAGCGCGGAATGTCTGTGCGACCAATATGGTCGGTCATGATGCCGCCGCAGCTATAGTGTGCTGCAGGCACGACGGGAATGGGTTCGCGCGTGATGTCGATGCCCAGCTCGAAGCAGCGGCGGTAAATCGTGGGGAAGTGGGAAAGGATGAAGTCTGCTGGCTTGTGGGATATGTCGAGGTAGACGCACTCCAGGCCGCGTTTTTTCATTTCAAAATCAATTGCGCGCGCCACGATGTCGCGGGGCGCCAATTCGGCGCGCTCATCATGCCAAGGCATGAAACGTGTACCGTCCGGCAGCTTCAGTATGCCGCCCTCACCCCTGATAGCCTCTGAAATCAGGAACGATTTTGCTTCTGGGTGGTAAAGGCAGGTAGGATGGAACTGGATGAATTCCATATTGGCGATTCTGCAGCCTGCGCGCCAAGCCATGGCAACGCCGTCGCCAGAAGCGACATCCGGGTTGGTGGTATAGAGGTAGACCTTTCCTGTTCCGCCGGTGGCTAATACGGTATGCTGCGCACCAATCGTGAGCACCTTGCCAGTCGTATTGTCCAGTACATAGGCGCCCAGGCAGGCGCTGCCTTCCATGTTGACTTTGCCAGCAGTGATGAGGTCGACTGCAATATGCTCTTCCAAGACGGTGATGTTGGGGTGCTTGCGCACTTTTTCGGCAAGGGTTTTCTGGACGGCATGTCCAGTGGCATCGGCTGCATGAATGATGCGCCGATGGCTGTGACCGCCTTCGCGGGTAAGATGGAAACCACTATTGTCATCTTCACGTGTGAAAGGCACGCCTTCTGCAATCAGCCACTCGACTGTTTCCCGGCCATGTTCTGCAACCAGGCGGGTAACGGCAGCATCGCATAAACCCGCGCCAGCGATAAGGGTATCTTGAATATGCGCCTCTGTTGAGTCATCATCTGCAAGCACGGCAGCAATGCCGCCTTGCGCCCAGTTGCTTGAGCCATCGTTGATGCTGCGTTTGCTGATCAAGCAGACTTTTTTACTTGCCCCGACCTTGAGGGCGAGAGTGAGGCCTGCTAAGCCGCTGCCGATGATAAGGACGTCGTATTGCTGCATAAGAACCTAGAAATGGATGAACTTTAGCGAGTGTAGCGCTGTCTGTAGCACTAAGCTAGTCATGAAAATACAAAGGGAAGGTCATGATCAAGACAAATAATTTCGAGGAATTTTCGCGCATGAGCTTCGTCGACACGGGAGTGCGCGGGTATACTCCATCTGTCAAGAAAACACAGTCAGGGAGCGTGGCCGCAATGGCAGTAACCCCGCCAGCGGGTAATCGGGAGCTAGACCAGCAGTTAGTTGAGCGCGCACAAAGTGGTGATAAGCGTGCGTTCGGGTTGCTGGTGGATAAGTACCAGCGCAAGCTGGGACGATTGCTTTCGCGCTTGATCAGGGATCCCGCCGAAGTTGAGGATGTCGTCCAGGAATCCTTCATCAAGGCTTACCGGGCCTTGCCCAGCTTCCGTGGTGATAGTGCGTTTTATACCTGGTTGTACCGTATTGGCATCAACACTGCGAAGAATTACCTTGTCGCGATGGGACGCAGACCCCAGGCCACAGGGGATATCGAGATCGAAGACGCAGAAAATTTTGATGATGGCAATGAATTGCGCACCATGGATACCCCTGAGACGGAATTGATGGGCAAAGAGATTGCCCAAACTGTGAACGACACCGTCGCTATGTTGCCAGAGGAATTACGTACTGCGATTACCTTGCGCGAGATAGAAGGCCTTAGCTACGAGGAAATTGCCACCATGATGGACTGCCCCATAGGGACGGTACGTTCTCGTATTTTCCGTGCTCGTGAAACGATTGCCCAGAAGTTGCGTCCTTTATTGGACACCCCCGAAAACAGGAGATGGTAATGAAAAGTCAAATTTCAGCGCTGATGGATGGCGATATGGCGCTTGAGGATGCAGAGTATCTGTATACGACTTTGAAGTCTGGCGGTGAGTCTGCCCAGGCGTGGTCTGATTATCATTTGATTGGTGATGCCATGCGTGGCAACCCTGTTTTTAAGCCTGATTTTACCGAACGCCTGATGGCAGCGCTTGAGGAGGAGCCTGTGCTTTTGGTGCCTGCTGTCAAGCGTAAACAGGCCGTGCTAAAGAACAGCAGGTTTTGGTCTGTAGCCGCTTCGGTTTCTGCGGTTGCATTTGTTGGATGGGTTGTGTTGCAACAACAAGTGCAGAGCGATCTTGACGATGACGCAACGCCAATGGAGATTGCCCAAAGCTTGCCGGCTGACTATTGGCTTGCTCATCAATCCCAGGCCTCCAACAACTCTGCCTACTATATCCAGCCAGCCAATTACTCGGAGTAGTGGGTAGATGAAGCGTTTTCTGCTGGCTTGGTTGCTGGCAACTCCGTTTGTGGCTGCGCATGCTGAATCTGAAGACCCTTGGCTTGTCCTGCAAAAGGCTGCCCGCGCAGCGCATGAGCTTAGTTACAAAGGAGTATTCATCTACCAGGCGGGCGATAATATCAAATCCGTCCAAATTACCCATACGAATTCAGGCCAAGGCGAGTATGCGCGCATGGTGGTGCTGGATGGCGCACCGCGCGAAGTGCTCAGCCAGGGTGGGGATGTGGTCATCTTCAGCTCCAAGAATGAGAAAGTCATCATGGAAAAGCGTCGGGCGCATAACCTGTTCCCCGCTGTTCTGCCTGATGACATGGAGCTTCTCAAAGCCAATTATCAGGCTCGGATTGGCGGAACGGAGCGCATTGCCGGCCGCGCCGGTCGTGTAGTGTTCCTAGATCCGCGTGATGGCCTGCGCTATGCCTACAAGTTCTGGGCGGATTGCGAGTACGGCTTGCTGCTCAAGTCCCTGATGCTGAGCGAGCAAAAACAAATGCTGGAGCAAATGGCCTTCAGCCAGCTTAATATGATGGAAGAGCAGGGAATGGACTGGTTCCACCCTAGTGTCGATCATAGTAAGCATTATATTCTCGAAGAGGCTAATGCACAGCTGGTACAGGAGGCTTCGAACTGGACGGTTGGGGCCTTGCCGGTAGGCTACCGCAAGGTTGAGCAGGTGACCCGCTTGGTTCCTGGAAAAAGTGCGCCTGTTACACAAGTCATTTTCACGGATGGATTGGCTTCTGTCTCTCTCTTCATTGAACCTTTATCCAAGGGTGTTCGTCCTAGAATCGGCCAAACATCTAAAGGGGCTACCCACTTCTATGCCAATGTCAGCAAGGGGCATCAGATACTGGTGGTTGGCGAGGTTCCTGCTGCGACTGTAGCGCAGATAGGCAGCGCAGTCAGTTTCAAATAGCTCGTCAGTGCCTGAAGCACAGTGATTTTTAAAGTATGGATTGGCCTTGCAGCATGCAAGCTGTGAGGTGCGCATTTTCATGGTTCATGAATGATGGTGTGTGAGTTTGCTGCTACAAAGTTCTTGGCAGCGTATGAGTGTGACGTGTTAACGAGGTGACGCAATGTTTAAAAAGCTAATTGCCATGTCAGCAATTTGTTTATTTGTTGGTATGGCGGGGGCAACGCCGGTTTTAGCCAAGGAATTGCCCGATTTTACCGAGCTGGCGGAAAAGCAGGGAGCGGCAGTGGTCAATATCAGCGTGACCCAGGTCGTACAGTCTGGAATAGGTGGATCTCCTTTTCCCGGATTCCCCGAAGATGAGGCATTGAATGAATTCTTTCGCCGTTTTGGCATTCCAGGGTTTCCGGGTGTGCCGCGCGGACAAGGTGGTCCACAGCAACCTGAATTTAAATCCCAGTCCCTCGGGTCAGGATTCATCATTAGCAGCGATGGTTATATCCTGACGAATGCCCATGTAGTTCGCGAAGCCGATGAAGTGATCGTCAAGCTGAATGATAAACGTGAATTTCAGGCCAAGATTGTGGGGGTTGACCGCCGCACGGATGTCGCGCTGCTTAAAATTGATGCGACAGGGCTGCCGAAGGTCACCATTGGCAATCCTGAGCAACTGAAGGTAGGGGAGTGGGTGGTGGCAATTGGCTCCCCGTTTGGACTGGAAAGTACGTTGACCGCCGGTGTGGTCAGTGCAAAAGGCCGTGCCTTGCCACAGGAAAATTTTGTGCCTTTCATCCAGACCGATGTTGCCATTAACCCTGGCAATTCTGGCGGACCGTTATTCAACCTCAAGGGTGAGGTGGTAGGCATTAACTCCCAGATATACAGCCGAACTGGCGGTTATATGGGGTTATCGTTCGCCATTCCGATTGATGTGGCCATGGATGTTGCCAATCAGCTCAAGATTTCCGGTCGCGTAGCGCGTGGCTGGCTTGGGATCGGTATTCAGGAAATGACCAAGGAGCTGGCTGAGTCGTTTGGTATGAAGAATACCAAAGGGGCTTTGGTCGCCGGCGTGGAAAAAGGCAGTCCTGCTGAAAAGGGCGGCCTGGAGCCAGGTGATGTCGTAATCAAGTTCGATGGCAAGGATGTCAATGTTTCTTCCGATTTGCCGCGTATCGTTGGTTCCACCAAGCCTGGCAAGAAGGTGCAGGTCGAAGTCTTGCGCAGGGGGGCTAGCAAGACCTTGAATATTACACTGGGTGAAATGCCGGCCGACAAGGATGAGGTTGTGCCAACTGCGCAGCCCGATGCCAAGCCAGAGTCCAATCGCCTGGGGTTGACCCTACGCGAGTTGACGCCACAGCAGCGTCGTAGCCTCAATGGTCGCAATGCGCTGGTCGTGGTTGATGCGCAAGGTGCTGCTGCACAGGCAGGCATCCGCAGGGGAGATCTGATCCTAGCCCTGAACAATACGGAGGTGCAAAGCCTGGAGCAGTTCACCAAGCAGGTAAATGCGGTGCCTGCGGGTAAGACAGTGGCGTTGCTCGTGCAGCGGGAAAACAATACCCTGTACGTACCAGTCAAGGTTGGCAAGTAAGGCAGGCCAAGTAAAATATGTTGAGTGCCGGTATTTCCTGTAAAATCCGGCTCAATTAGAGTGTTGTAAAAGGGCGCTTCGGCGCCCTTCTTTACTTGGCTTAATCTAGAATAACTACATGAAGAATATTCGCAATTTTTCTATTATCGCTCATATCGACCACGGCAAGTCCACGCTGGCCGACCGTATCATCCAGTTGTGCGGTGGGCTGTCCGACCGTGAAATGGAGGCCCAGGTACTGGACTCCATGGATATTGAGCGTGAGCGCGGCATTACCATCAAGGCACAAACGGCGGCATTGGAATATAAGGCGCTGGATGGGCAGGTCTATAACCTGAATCTGATCGATACTCCCGGTCACGTCGATTTTTCCTACGAGGTCAGCCGCTCTCTCGCTGCCTGCGAGGGCGCATTGCTGGTCGTGGACGCTTCGCAAGGCGTAGAGGCGCAAAGCGTGGCGAACTGTTATACCGCGATTGACCAAGGTGTCGAGGTGGTTCCTGTTCTCAATAAGATCGATTTGCCTGCAGCAGATCCGGAACGCGTGATGCAGGAGATCGAGGATGTGATCGGCGTGGATGCTTCCGAGGCCGTGCGTTGTTCCGCCAAGACTGGTGTCGGGGTGCAGGATGTGTTGGAAACCATGATTGCCAAGATACCCCCGCCGGTAGGCGACCCGGAAAAACCCTTGAAGGCTTTGATTATCGACTCATGGTTCGACAATTATGTGGGCGTCATTATGCTGGTGCGGGTGGTGGACGGCGTGCTCAAGCCCAAAGACAAGATCCGCATGATGGCGACCAAGGCAACTTACCTTTGCGAGCAGGTCGGTGTCTTCACACCCAAGTCCCGCCCGCGTGCCTCGTTGTCGGCGGGTGAGGTGGGATTCATCATCGCGGGCATCAAGGAGCTGACCAGTGCCAAGGTCGGCGACACTGTCACCCTTGCAGACAGGCCAGCCAGTGAAGCCTTGCCAGGCTTCAAGGAAGTCAAGCCACAGGTATTTGCCGGCTTGTATCCAGTGGAATCGAACCAGTTCGAGGCCTTGCGCGAAGCGCTGGAAAAGTTGCGCCTCAACGATGCTTCGCTGCAATTCGAGCCAGAAAACTCCAGTGCGCTAGGCTTCGGCTTCCGGTGCGGGTTCCTTGGCCTGTTGCACATGGAAATCGTGCAGGAGCGCCTGGAGCGCGAGTACGACATGGATCTCATCACCACAGCGCCGACTGTGGTGTATGAGCTGTTACTCAAGAGCGGGGAGGTGGTGCAGATCGAGAACCCGTCGCGCCTGCCTGAGCCGTCGCGCATTACCGAAATCCGCGAACCCATCATTACCATCAACCTGTTGATGCCGCAGGATTACGTTGGCCCGGTGATGACCTTGTGCAATAACAAGCGCGGCGTGCAACGCAACATGCAATATATGGGGCGGCAGGTGATGCTGAGTTACGAGATGCCGCTCAATGAAGTGGTATTGGATTTCTTCGACAGGTTGAAATCGGTGTCACGTGGTTATGCTTCCATGGATTATGAGTTCCTTGAGTTCCGTGCCGCGGACCTGGTCAAGCTCGATATCATGGTCAATGGTGAACGCGTCGATGCATTGTCGTTGATTGTGCACCGTTCAAACAGCGTTTACCGTGGCCGGGAACTGGTATCCAAGATGCGCGAGCTGATTCCGCGCCAGATGTTTGATATTGCAGTGCAGGCTTCCATCGGCGCCAATATCATTGCCCGTGAGACGGTGAAAGCGATGCGCAAGAACGTCCTGGCCAAGTGTTATGGTGGCGACATCACCCGCAAGAAGAAACTTCTCGAAAAGCAGAAAGAAGGCAAGAAGCGTATGAAGCAAGTTGGTAATGTTGAAATTCCACAGGAAGCATTCCTGGCTATTTTGAGGGTTGAAGACAAATGATGTTTGCATTGTTTATGTTGGCGGTGCTGGTCATCACTGGGGCGATCTGGCTGCTGGACAGCTTGTTCTGGCGCAAGAAGCGTGCTGCAGATGCGGCAGACCCTGTGATCGTGGAGTACTCCAAAAGCTTCTTCCCCGTAATCCTGGCCGTATTCCTGATTCGTTCCTTCATTGTGGAACCATTCAAGATTCCTTCCGGCTCCATGATGCCGACCTTGCTGGCCGGGGATTTCATCTTGGTGAACAAGTTTTCCTACGGTCTGCGCGTACCTATCCTCAACAAGACTTTCTTTGAGATCGGGCATCCGCAACGCGGGGATGTGTTTGTGTTCCACTATCCGCCTGATCCCTCGATTGACTACATCAAGCGCGTGGTTGGCGTGCCAGGGGATCGCATTGCCTATCGCAACAAGCGCCTCTATGTGAATGGCCAGGCGGTGCAGACTGAATATGTCGATGATTACAAGTATGTCGGCTCCGGCCTTAACATGATTGTGACCAAACGCTATCAGGAGCAGCTGGGCGATACCAAGCACGATATCCTAATCGAGGAAAACGGCATGGCGTTCGATGGCGAGGTCGAGGTGCCTCCAGGTCACTACTTCGCCATGGGCGACAACCGGGACAATAGCAAGGACAGCCGTGTCTGGGGCTTCGTCCCCGAGGATAACCTGGTTGGCAAGGCATTCCTGATCTGGTGGAATTTTGACGACTTTGGCAGAATTGGCACCAAGATCAAATAATTGGAGGGAGCCAGCATGAAAAAGCAGCAAGGCATGTCATTCCTGAGCCTGGTGGTCGTCATCGCAGTGGGTATATTTTTTGCTGTATTGGCAATGAAGCTTGCGCCTTCCTATATCGAATATTTTGCTGTCAAGAAAGCGATTAGCCGCATTGCCCATGACCCAGGGTTCTCCAGCATGAGCAAAGCGGACATGATTGCTGCTTTCCAGAAGAGCGCCACCATCGACGATATCCGCAGCGTCGAAGCCCGGGACCTGACCTTCCTGCGTGATGAGAACGGCAAGACGGCGCTTTCGGTCGATTACCAGGTCGTGGTGCCCTTGTTTTCCAATATCAGTGTCTTGCTGGACTTCGAGGCATCTACCGACAATGCCCGTTGATCGTCAATCTTGCCCTGGCCGTGTGGCTTGCATGGCTTTTTCAATGCTGCATGTATCCCGTGGCGGGCTGCCGTTTTGAGCCAGAACAGCCTGGTACGCCAGCTTGCGTACGAATTCAAGGATAAAGGCCTGCTGACGCTGGCGCTCACCCATCGCAGCTATTCTGGAAGCAATAACGAGAGACTGGAGTTCCTTGGAGACGGCGTGCTGAATTTCCTGGTGGCACATCAGTTGTTCCTGCGTTTTCCAAAATTGCCCGAGGGCGATCTCAGCCGGTTGCGTGCTCAGCTGGTCAAGGAACAAACCTTGAGCGAGATTGCCACAGAACTGAGTGTGGGGGAATTCCTCCGTCTTGGCGAAGGCGAACTCAAGAGCGGCGGCTGGCGGCGCCCCTCGGTGCTGGCCGATGCTATGGAAGCCATCATCGGCGCGGTTTTCCTGGACGGGGGCTACCCGGCTGCCGAGGCGCTGGTGAAGCGCTTGTTCCTGCCGCGCATGGAGGGCATAGACCCGAAGGCAATCGGCAAGGATGCCAAGTCCCTGCTACAGGAATTCCTGCAAGGGCGCAAAATAGACCTGCCCGAATACAACGTCTTGGCAACCGAGGGCGAAGCGCATTGCCAGACATTCCGGGTGAGCTGCCATATCACCAAGTTCCAGATTACCACCGAGGGCAAAGGCTCCAGCCGACGTGCGGCTGAGCAGCAGGCCGCCCAGCTGGCTTACGAGCAATTGCTCGAAAAAGGAAAGAAATGACATCATCCAACGCTTTTCGTTGTGGCACCGTCGCCATCGTCGGCCGTCCCAACGTGGGCAAGTCCACCTTGCTCAACCATATCCTCGGCCTCAAGCTGAGCATTACGTCACGCAAGGCGCAAACCACGCGGCACCGCCTGCTGGGAATACATACCACGGAAGATACGCAATTCCTGTTCGTGGATACGCCAGGTTTCCAGCAAAAGCATATCAATGCGCTCAACCGCAACCTGAACCGCACCGTCACCCAGGTGCTGAGCGAGGTGGATGTGGTGTTGTTTGTGATCGAGCCCATGCACCTGGGAGATGCGGACCGCAAGGTGCTGCAGCTGCTGCCGAAGAATCAGCCAGTATTCCTGGTCGTCAACAAGGCTGACCTGATGGGCGACAAGGGGAACCTGTTGCCGTTGATTCAGGATTTCGACCTGGAGTTTCCATTCACCGGCATCATTCCCGTAAGCGCCAAGAAAAATCTGTATCTGGATGAGCTGCTGGCTGCCGTCCGTGAACACCTGCCTGAACAGCCGGCGATTTATGGCGAGGATGAGCTGACGGACCGTAACGAGCGCTTCCTGGCGGCAGAAATGCTGCGTGAAAAGATATTCCGTTTGCTGGGGGACGAAGTGCCGTATTCCGTAGCGGTGGAGATCGAGAAGTTCGAGCAGGAAGGCAATTTGCGCCGTATCCATGCCGCCATCATTGTCGACAAGGATAGCCAGAAGCCGATGCTGATCGGCAAGGGCGGCGAAAAGCTCAAGCGCATTTCCACCGAGGCGCGCCAAGATATGGAAAAGCTGTTCGGCGGCAAGATCTGGCTCGAGACCTGGGTGAAGGTCAAGAGTGGCTGGGCGGACGACGAACGCGCCTTGAAATCCCTGGGCTACTGAGAGCCTGTTCACAATTTTTTCATAGGGTACGCATGGCTCCAAAACGTGTCTGGTCAAGGCCCAGTGTGCAGGTAATGCTGCAACGCGGCGGACGTGTTTTAGGGGCATGCCCTCCGGGTTGCTCCGGCAGCGCAGCCGCTGCTGTGTTGCAAATCCTCGCCGGGCAATGAGCCCGTCTGTGGTTTGCGCCTTGCTTCGACTACACTGCCGGAGCAACGTACCTCATGAAAAAATTGTGAGCAGGCTCTAAAAGCCGACCCTGGACCAGAAGAACAGGATATTGCCGTTGCCCCGGCCGCCAGGCACATAACTGGTGTTCACCGAGTATTGCCTGTAGTTGAGCGACGCAATCGGCAGTACGCCAGGGATGGGGATGTTCTTGTAGATATCGGCACGCGAAGTGAGGAATGCCGTGTAGCCGACGCCGGCATGCAGTCCCGACCGAGGTCCCATCATCCATTGGTGTCCATAGCCCAGCATAGGTTGCACATTGCTGTGCGAGTCCGAGAATGCCATCAAGTAAACACCTTCCCAATTGCCTGCGGCATTGTAGCGGCTGCGTCCGTATCCCAGGCCCCAGGTGAATTCACGGAACGAGTCGATCTTGTCGTTATCGTAGGCAAAGCGCAAGTGGTGGGTCCAAAGCGGAATGTAGAGGTCATGATCGCCGTTTTTCCAGGTATCCGAGATGCGCTCGCATGACTTGTCTATCCATGAGTAGTCCGTGTTGCACGCGGCCTCTGCCGCCAGTGGGACGAGCATGGTGCTGCTCATCGCGATGATGCCGTGCCTGATATTCATAAGCCTATACCTTAACCATCTGCTAGACCTGACAGCAGAGCATGAGGAAAGGTTTCTCCACTGCGCTGATATGGGCGAGGAAACCTGAGATAAAATGCGTGCTGGTTCTTAATCTAACATAAAGTTTGCATGGCACTCAGTAACATCCACCGCCAAGACAATCAGCCTGTGTATGTGCTGCATACCTATCCGTTCAAGGAAACCAGCCTGGTGGTCGAGTTGTTCAGCCGCGAGTTCGGCCGGGTGGCGGCCGTCGCCAAGGGCGCGAGGCGTCCGCGTTCTGCCATGCGCGGCATGCTGCAGGCTTTTCAGCCACTGCAGGCGACATGGTCAGGCAAGGCCGAGCTCAAGAACCTGCACAGCATGGAGTGGGGAGCGGGTTTGCTCCTGCTGCGCGGCGAGGCGCTGATGTGCGGCTTCTACCTCAACGAGTTGCTGTTGCGCTTGCTGCCGCGCGAAGATGGGCATGACGCATTGTTCGACTACTATAGCCAAACCTTGCGCATACTTGCGCAGGACCAGGTGCCGGTGGCGACTACTTTGCGTCGCTTTGAGCTCAGGATGCTGCAGGAGCTGGGCTATGCCGTGCCGCTCGAGTATGACGAAGCAGGCAATGCCATCAAGCCTGAGCATATGTATTCCTACGTTGCCGAACAAGGCGCTGCCCCTACAAGCCAGCATGTAGCGCCGCCAAATGGCGTACAATTATCCGGCAAGACATTGCTTGCCATGGCGCAGGATGACTACAGCGATGCGCTGACCCAGCAGCAAAGCAAGCAATTGATGCGTGCCTTGCTCGCGCACTATCTGGGAGATAAACCTTTACATACCCGACAACTACTCATGGATCTGCAGGCATTATGAAACTAGGCGTCAATATCGATCACGTGGCCACCCTGCGCCAGGCGCGCGGCACTCAATACCCCAGTGTGGTGCAGGCCGCCCTGCGCGCCGAAGAGGCGGGGGCGGACAGCATCACCATTCATTTGCGCGAGGACCGGCGCCATATTCAGGATGCCGATGTTTTTGCGTTGCGTCCGTTGCTGCAGACGAAAATGAATCTGGAAATGGCGGTAACCGACGAAATGGTCGGCATCGCCCTTCAGGTGAGGCCGCAGGATGTCTGCCTGGTGCCTGAGCGCCGCGAAGAGCGCACGACCGAGGGCGGTCTGAACGTGATCGGCAACCTAGGCGCTATCAAGGGCGCCTGCAAGACGCTGGGAGATGCTGGAATTCGCGTTTCCTTGTTTATCGGGCCGGAGCTGGAACAAGTCGAAGCTGCCAAGGCGGCAGGCGCGCCGGTCATTGAAATTCACACAGGGGCATTTGCCGACGCCGGTACCGAGGCAGCAAAACATGCTGAATTGCAGCGCATTCGCATGGCAGTGGACCATGGGCTGGCACTGGGCCTGACTGTCAACGCCGGGCACGGCCTGAATATTCACAACGTGCATGAGATTGTCAGCATTCCCGGTATCGAGGAACTCAATATCGGCCATGCGATCGTGGCCCACGCCCTGTTTGTCGGCTGGGAGTACGCAGTGCGCGAAATGAAGGCGCTGATCGTGCAGAAGGCGACCTAAGCTTCGGTAACTCTCCAGCATGATTTATGGGATAGGTACCGATATCGTCGAAGTGGTGCGCATTGAGGAGTCACTCAGCCGCTTTGGTGACGCATTCGCCCGGCGTATTCTCAATGCTGCCGAGTGGCAGGAATACGAGGCGAGCCGGGTCAAGGCCAGGTTTCTTGCCAAGCGCTTCGCTGCCAAGGAGGCATTCGCCAAGGCGTTGGGCACAGGCATACGCGGCGCAGCCAGTTTCGAGAATATCGGTATCGGGCATGACGCCCTAGGCAAACCGGAGTTTCGGTTGGCGCCGTTGTTGCAGGCGTGGCTGGAGGAAAAGGGCGTAGGCAGCCTGCATCTTTCCCTCAGTGATGAGAAAGCCATCGCTGCCGCATTCGTGGTTTTGGAGCGCGCCTGAACCATGCATCGTAAGCTGTG from Methylobacillus flagellatus KT harbors:
- the acpS gene encoding holo-ACP synthase, producing the protein MIYGIGTDIVEVVRIEESLSRFGDAFARRILNAAEWQEYEASRVKARFLAKRFAAKEAFAKALGTGIRGAASFENIGIGHDALGKPEFRLAPLLQAWLEEKGVGSLHLSLSDEKAIAAAFVVLERA